The Bacteroidota bacterium sequence GTAAAATTTTGAGCTATTTGAAATTTGAATAATTGATTAATCATTTTGAGTTTTTAAGGGCGTTTCAAAAATATCTTATGTTATAGAACAAAAATATATTACTTTCGTTTTATTTAGAAAAAGTATCAAATTATAATTGTATTTATGAACAAATCTGAGTTCTAATGTTCTCAGTCAAAACACTCTAATATGAAGATTCTCAAATACACAATTTTTATTATTCTACTAAATATTTCAAATAATTTAGTTTTTGCACAAAATGTAAAAGCTTTGAAACTTGTCAAAATAAAATCTGACACCACCAGCTTGTATGAATATTCTTATACAAAAGCAGACTTGATATTTGAGGAGAAAAGCAAATATAGATATGTGAAATACAATTACGATAATTCAAATAAATTGATCACAATAGATTATTACGAAGATCTGGCTTTGTTTAGCAGTTCGTCGAAGGTGATTGAAGCTTCAAAAAAAAGAATAGAATGGGCAAATCCTGATAATACAAAAAAATCTCATACCATAACTTATGAATATAATGAACTAAATCAAGTAATTAAATTGATAAATTACATGGGCTATAGCAAATTTGTTTATGATAAGAAAAATAGAATTTCTAAACAAGTTTTTTACAACGACAATAAAATATCCTATTCGATTGATTATAAATATGATAAAAAAGGCAATTTGATTAACCATAAAAAATATCAAATTTCAGATTCCGGTGATAAATTATTAGACAATGAAACAATCTTTAAATACGATGATAAAATAAATCCATTTAAGAATTTCAATCTTATTCCTGGAAAATATACAAATCAAAACAATATTGTGAAAACTATTTCGAGAAATTTTTATCACCTTGCTGATATGAAGGATGATACAAATATAAGTGAGAATTTTTATAAATATAATGAGTTTGATTATCCAATTCAAAAAAATGGTGAAATGGAATATATTTATGAATAATTGCCCTATTCTTTTCAAAAATCAGACTATAAAACACATATAAATATGGGATACTATATTGATTTAAAGAGCATTAGTTTAGATAATTACAAGAATACTTTAAAAACTTCCTACTTACTTCCAAGTAGAAAAATGTTGCAAAAAAATATTGACCAAAATTTTGAACTTATTAAAAATCAGCAAATCGTGAATATTGAGAATTTATTTAATGTGCTGAAAACCAAAAAGAAATTGCAAATATTTTCAATTCAAAGTGGCGTAGAAACAGAATATTTGACAATACTTTTTAGAGAAATAAAAAGCAATCGACCAAATCCCACTAAAATAAAAGATTTCTCTAATATTTCTGAAGAATTAGTTTTGAAGTTAGAAAACTTAGGAATAAAAAACATGCTTCAATTATTTGATAAAATCATAAGTCCACAAAGCCGTAAAAATCTATCGCAGCAAAGTGGAATTAATGAAGATGATATTTTGAAAATTGTCAAACTATGCGACCTTACCCGAATTAGGTGGGTGAACCACACATTTGCTTTTGTGCTTTATGAGGCAAAATTCGACAGTCTTGAAAAAGTAGCAAATGCTGATTATAAGGAATTATACGAAAGCATAAAGTTGCTGAACGAAAAACGACAATTATATAAAGGAAATATTGGCTTAAACGATATGAGAATTTGTGTTGAAGCTGCCAAAAATGTATCGTTGGATATTGAATATTAGACTTGCAAAGAAAAAAATATGCGTACAATACTTTTATTTACTTTTATAACTATCTGGCTTTCACTAAATGCACAGAATATAGTAATAAATGAATTTATGTCATTAAATAATTCTACAATTGTCGATGAGGATGGTGAATTTGTTGATTGGATAGAATTATTTAATAATAGTAATTCTGCTATAAACTTAAATAATTATAAAATTAGCGATGATACTAATAATACTGACAAATGGATTTTTCCTGAAATCTTGATTGAACCTTCTGGTTTTGTATTAATTTTTGCTTCCGGAAAAGATAGGCCAGATCAATCATTTTTACATACGAATTTCAAAATAAAATCCGAAGGAGAATATATAATCCTATCTAGTCCGGCGGATTCAATTATTGATATTGTTGAACCTATTTCTTTGCCTGCGGATAAATCATTTGGCCGTCTTATTGATGGAATTGATAAATGGGTTTCACATTTTCCATCAACCCCAAATTATTCAAATAATAATAAATATCCTGAAAGAAAAATTAAGTATTCAAAAAAACCAGGATTTTATTCTTCTCCTTTTTTTCTAAGGCTGAATTGTGAAGATACAATCTATTATACTTTAAATGGATCTGAACCAACAATTAATTCATCAATTTTTTCTGACTCAATATTTGTTTCAAATACTTCTGAAAATAATATTTCATTAATTCCTACAAATCCTATTCCCTATTCTGAAAACTATAGAAGTAATCGACTATCCGGATGGCAAGCACCTGCAAATAATATCAACAAAGCTACAATTATTCGTGCAAAATCGTATAGAAACAGCACTGCAACCAGCAAAACACATACCTACTCGTATTTTACAAATGATTTTTATTATACCTTTCCTGTAATTTCATTAATTTCCGATAGTTTAAACTTCTTTGATGATACATCGGGAATTTATGTTCCGGGAATATATTTAGATTCAAATAATATTGATTGGACAGGAAATTATTACCAAAGGGGAGACAACTGGGAAAGAGTCGGGAATATAGAATATTTCGATACATCTGGCAATATTGAGATTTCTCAAAATATTGGATTTCGAATTCATGGGCAAAAATCGAGAATGGCTCCCCAAAAATCGCTTCGTATTTATGCCAGAACCGAGTATGGTAAGCCATATATTGATTATCCGTTTTTCGATGAAAGAAATTATTGGAGCTATAAGAGATTAATTCTTCGTTGCTCATATACATCTTGGTGGCGACGAAACACACTTTTTCAGGATGATCTAATCCATACAATT is a genomic window containing:
- a CDS encoding DUF4332 domain-containing protein; translation: MGYYIDLKSISLDNYKNTLKTSYLLPSRKMLQKNIDQNFELIKNQQIVNIENLFNVLKTKKKLQIFSIQSGVETEYLTILFREIKSNRPNPTKIKDFSNISEELVLKLENLGIKNMLQLFDKIISPQSRKNLSQQSGINEDDILKIVKLCDLTRIRWVNHTFAFVLYEAKFDSLEKVANADYKELYESIKLLNEKRQLYKGNIGLNDMRICVEAAKNVSLDIEY